The genomic segment TCGCTCGACGGCCTGCAGCGCGTGCTCGGCCGGGCCCGCGAGGCCGGGCTGCGCTGCGAGGCCGTCATCTCGACCGCGTTCGGCTGCCCCTACGAGGGCGCCGTCGACGAGGACCGCGTCCTGGACATCGCTCGCCGCCTCGTCGCCGACGGCGCCCAGGAGATCGGCTTCGGCGACACGACGGGCATGGCCAACCCGCTCGGCGTCGGGCGCTTCTTCACGCGCGCCGCGCAGGCGCTCGGCGACGACGTCCAGCTCACCGCGCACTTCCACAACACCCGCGGGCAGGGCCTGGCCAACGTCCTGGCCGCCCTGCAGGCCGGGTGCGCGTCGCTGGAGTCGAGCTTCGGCGAGCTCGGCGGCTGCCCGTTCCCGCCCGGCGCGACCGGCAACGTGGCCACCGAGGACGTCGTCTCCATGCTGCACGAGATGGGCATCGAGACCGGCGTCGACCTGGCCGCCGTGCTCGAGGCCGCCCGCGCCGTGCGCGACGTGCTCGGCCGCCCGCTCGGGTCGCACACGCTCACGGCGGGACCCGTCGACTGGAGCGGCACGGCATGAGCCTGCATGACCTCGGCCCGGTGCTGATCGCCAACCGCGGTGAGATCGCGATCCGCGTCGCGCGCACCGCCCGCGCGCTCGGCCTGGAGACCGTCGGCGTCATCACCGCCGCCGACCACGACCCCGCCCACCCCGCCGCGCACGCCGACGCGGTCGACGTCGCCGTGGCGGTCGAGTCCTATCTCGACCCGGCCGAGCTGCTGCGCGCCGCCGCGGTCGCCGGCGCCCGCTCCGTGCACCCGGGCTACGGCTTCCTCTCCGAGAACGCCGGCTTCGCCCGCGCGGTCGCCGAGGCCGGGCTGACGTGGATCGGCCCGCCCCCGCAGGCCATCGAGCTCATGGGCGACAAGGCGGCCGCCAAGGAGGCCGCCGCGGCCGCCGGCGTGCCCGTGGTCCCCTCGGGCGATGACGGCGGGATGCCCGTCATCGTCAAGGCCCTGGCCGGCGGCGGCGGCAAGGGCATGCGCGTCGTGCGCGACGCCTCCGAGCTGGAGGCCGCGACCGCCGCGGCGCGCCGCGAGGCCCAGGCGGCCTTCGGCGACGACCGCGTGCTCATCGAGCGCTACCTCGAGCGCCCCCGCCACCTCGAGATCCAGGTGTTCGCCGACGCCCACGGCACCTGCGTGCACCTCGGCGAGCGCGAGTGCTCCCTGCAGCGCCGCCACCAGAAGGTCGTCGAGGAGGCGCCCTCGCCCGTCGTCGACGCCGCGCTGCGCGCCCGCATGGGCGACGCCGCGGTGCTGCTGGCCAAGGCATGCAACTACGTCGGCGCCGGGACGGTGGAGTTCATCGCCACCGGCGACGCGAGCGAGTTCTACTTCCTGGAGATGAACACCAGGTTGCAGGTCGAGCACCCGGTCACCGAGCTCGTCCACGGCGTCGACCTGGTCGAGCACCAGCTGCGCGTCGCCGCCGGCGAGCCGCTCGCGCTGCGCCAGGAGGAGCTCGTCCCGCAGGGTCACGCGATCGAGGCGCGCCTGTACGCGGAGGACCCGGCCGCCGGCTTCCTGCCCGCCACGGGCACGGTGCGCGTCTACCGCGAGCCCACCGGCGAGGGCGTGCGCGTGGACTCGGGCATCCGCGTGGGCAGCGACGTCGGCACGGCCTACGACCCCATGCTGGCCAAGGTCATCGCCCACGGACCCGACCGCGCGACCGCGCTGGCGCGCCTGGACCGGGCGCTGGCGACCTTCGACCTGGCCGGCGTGACGACCAACGCCGCGTTCACCCGCGCGCTGCTGGCGCGCGACGACGTCCGCGCGGGCGAGCAGGACACCGGCCTGCTGGAGCGCGTGCTCGCCGACCTGGCCGTCGACCCGCCGCCCGACCTGGTCGCCGCCGCGATGCTCGCCGCCGCGGGCACGGGCCGGCCCGCCGGGCCGTGGCAGCGCACGCTGGCCGGCCACGGCGAGGCGCGCGTGGGCGACGGCCGCGTCACGGTCGACGACCGCGAGTGGGCCGCGACGGAGGTCGCGCTCGGCGACGACGGGATCGCGCACATCGCCCTGGACGGCGTGCGCCGGCGCTACGCGGTGGCCGTCGGTCCCGACACGGTCTGGATCGGCCGCGACGGCCACCACCTCGAGGTCGCCACCGAGCGCCGCGCCCACGACGGCGCGGGCGCGCTGTCGGGCTCGCTGGAGGCGCCCATGCCGGGCACCGTGCTGCTCGTGCACGTCGCCGACGGCGACGCCGTCGCCGAGGGCGACGTCCTGCTCGTCCTGGAGTCGATGAAGATGGAGCTGTCGATCACCGCGCCCCACGCGGGGACCGTCGCGGGGCTGGACCTGGCGCCGGGCGACCGCGTGACGCTGCGCCAGCCGCTGGTGGCCGTCGTGGCCGAGGAGGAGGGGAACGCATGAGCACCGCAGCCGACACGTCGCATCGGGACGAGCACCTCGAGCTGATCGCCGACCTGGAGGCGCGCCTGGAGCGCGTGCGCGCGGGCGGCGGCGAGCGGGCGCGCCGGCGCCACCTTGACCGCGGCAAGCTCCTGGCGCGCGACCGCGTGCGCTGGCTCTGCGACCCGGGCGCCCCGTTCCTGGAGCTGAGCACGCTGGCCGCCGAGGAGCTCTACGACGGCGACGCTCCCGGCGCGGGCGTGGTCACCGGCATCGGCCTGGTCAACGACCGCCGCGTCGTCGTCGTGGCCAACGACGCCACCGTCAAGGGCGGGACCTACTACCCCATGACGGTCAAGAAGCACCTGCGCGCCCAGGAGATCGCGGTGCACAACCGGCTGCCCTGCGTCTACCTCGTCGACTCCGGCGGGGCGTTCCTGCCCATGCAGGACGACGTGTTCCCCGACCGCGAGCACTTCGGGCGCATCTTCTACAACCAGGCGACCATGTCGAAGGCCTCGATCCCGCAGATCGCCTGCGTCATGGGCTCGTGCACCGCCGGCGGCGCCTACGTGCCGGCGATGAGCGACGAGACCGTCATCGTCCGCGACCAGGGCACGATCTTCCTCGGCGGGCCGCCGCTGGTGAAGGCGGCCACCGGCGAGGTCGTGACCGCCGAGGAGCTCGGCGGCGGCGACGTGCACGCCCGCACCAGCGGCGTCGTCGACCACCTCGCCGTCGACGACCGCCACGCGCTGGAGATCGTCCGGCGCATCGCGGGCACCCTGCCCGCCCCGCCCGCGCCGCCCTGGGAGCGCCTGCCCCCGCGGCCGCCGGCGCTGGATCCCGAGACGATCCTCGACGTCGTCCCCGTCGACGCGCGCACGCCCTACGACGCGCGCGAGGTCATCCGGCGCATCGTCGACGCCGGCGAGCTCCAGGAGTTCAAGGAGCTCTACGGCACGACCGTCGTCACCGCGTTCGCCCACCTCGACGGCCACCCGGTCGGCATCATCGCCAACAACGGGATCCTGTTCAGCGACTCCTCGCTGAAGGCCGCGCACTTCATCGAGCTCTGCGACCGCCGCGGCATCCCGCTCCTGTTCCTGCAGAACATCTCCGGGTTCATGGTGGGCAAGGACTACGAGGCCGGCGGCATCGCCAAGGACGGCGCCAAGCTCGTCACCGCGGTCGCCTGCGCGCGCGTGCCCAAGATCACGGTCGTCGTCGGCGGCTCGTTCGGCGCGGGCAACTACGGCATGTGCGGGCGCGCCTACTCGCCGCGCTTCCTGTTCATGTGGCCCAACGCGCGCATCAGCGTGATGGGCGGCGAGCAGGCCGCGACCGTGATGCGCGAGGTCGGCCAAGAGGAGGTCGGCGCCCAGCTCAAGGACCAGTACGAGCACCAGGGCCGGCCGGTCTACTCCACCGCCCGGATCTGGGACGACGGCATCATCGACCCGCGCGACACCCGCGCCGTGCTGGCCCAGGCCCTGGCCGCCTGCGCGGGCGCCCCGCTCGGTGAGCTGGGCTACGGCGTCTTCCGCATGTAGCCCCGCTCAGCCGCGCAGCTGCAGCGCGACGGCCAGGCGCCCCGACGGGAAGGCCGGGGCGGTGAGGTGCACCGTGCGCAGGCCGGGCCCGTGCAGCGCCACGCTGCCGGGCACCAGGCCCGCCGGCCCGCGCAGCACCACGCCGGCGCCGGTGAAGCGGTGCATGAGCTTGATGTAGCCCGTGTCGTCCTGGACCGACAGCGTGACCCGGCCCAGGACGTGCCCGGACGTGGTGCGCAGCGTCCGCGAGGCGGGCGCGAGCACGTAGGGCCCGCCGACGTCGCCGACGAGCCGCCCGTCGGCTGCGACCGCGCGGATGCGCACGACGTGCAGGGTGCGCTGGCGGAAGAAGCGGATGATCGCGGCGCGCAGCGCGACGGGGTCGTTGGCGGCCACGGCGTGCAGGAAGCCGCGGTCCGTCGCGACGTGGCGCAGCACGCGCCGGGCCTGGGCGCCGCCGGTCTCGGAGGCCAGCAGGCGCAGGCCCGCGCTGCGGACGACCTCCCCGCGGGTCGCGGCCGGCGTCGCGCCGCAGCGCACCTGCGCCCCCTGGCCGATCACGAGGGCCACGCGCATCGGGCCCGACGGGTAGGCCGTCGCGGCGAACGACGCCGTGCCGTGGGCGTGCGGGCCCATGACCACGTCGGCGCCGGTCACCGTGCGCGTGATGCCGGCGATCGCCGCGTCGCTGGTGACCGACATCACATAGCGGCCGACGGGATGGCCCGCCGGGTCGCGGATGAGGCCGTGCACGGGCGCGGGCGCCGGGCTGTGGCCGACGTCGGCGAGCAGGTGGACCCCGCGGGTGATCCGGATGCGGTGGATCTGGTTCTTGAGCAGCGGGTGCAGCGCCGCCATCGTCGCGGCCGGGTCCCCGGCGTACACGGCACGGGCCAGGGCCTGGGAGCGGGCGAGCCGCCGCCGGGCGCTGACCACGTTGCGCCCCGCCGCGGCCTGGCGGTAGATCCGCTGG from the Baekduia soli genome contains:
- a CDS encoding hydroxymethylglutaryl-CoA lyase, translating into MSAPSLPGRVLVREVGPRDGFQNEPEVVPTDDKVRLIDALARTGLRRIEVTSFVRADVIPQLADAAEVLRRIDVPDGVAVSVLVPNERGLDAALALRDRFDEVSVFLSASETHNRHNVNRSVEASLDGLQRVLGRAREAGLRCEAVISTAFGCPYEGAVDEDRVLDIARRLVADGAQEIGFGDTTGMANPLGVGRFFTRAAQALGDDVQLTAHFHNTRGQGLANVLAALQAGCASLESSFGELGGCPFPPGATGNVATEDVVSMLHEMGIETGVDLAAVLEAARAVRDVLGRPLGSHTLTAGPVDWSGTA
- a CDS encoding acetyl/propionyl/methylcrotonyl-CoA carboxylase subunit alpha, which translates into the protein MSLHDLGPVLIANRGEIAIRVARTARALGLETVGVITAADHDPAHPAAHADAVDVAVAVESYLDPAELLRAAAVAGARSVHPGYGFLSENAGFARAVAEAGLTWIGPPPQAIELMGDKAAAKEAAAAAGVPVVPSGDDGGMPVIVKALAGGGGKGMRVVRDASELEAATAAARREAQAAFGDDRVLIERYLERPRHLEIQVFADAHGTCVHLGERECSLQRRHQKVVEEAPSPVVDAALRARMGDAAVLLAKACNYVGAGTVEFIATGDASEFYFLEMNTRLQVEHPVTELVHGVDLVEHQLRVAAGEPLALRQEELVPQGHAIEARLYAEDPAAGFLPATGTVRVYREPTGEGVRVDSGIRVGSDVGTAYDPMLAKVIAHGPDRATALARLDRALATFDLAGVTTNAAFTRALLARDDVRAGEQDTGLLERVLADLAVDPPPDLVAAAMLAAAGTGRPAGPWQRTLAGHGEARVGDGRVTVDDREWAATEVALGDDGIAHIALDGVRRRYAVAVGPDTVWIGRDGHHLEVATERRAHDGAGALSGSLEAPMPGTVLLVHVADGDAVAEGDVLLVLESMKMELSITAPHAGTVAGLDLAPGDRVTLRQPLVAVVAEEEGNA
- a CDS encoding acyl-CoA carboxylase subunit beta; this translates as MSTAADTSHRDEHLELIADLEARLERVRAGGGERARRRHLDRGKLLARDRVRWLCDPGAPFLELSTLAAEELYDGDAPGAGVVTGIGLVNDRRVVVVANDATVKGGTYYPMTVKKHLRAQEIAVHNRLPCVYLVDSGGAFLPMQDDVFPDREHFGRIFYNQATMSKASIPQIACVMGSCTAGGAYVPAMSDETVIVRDQGTIFLGGPPLVKAATGEVVTAEELGGGDVHARTSGVVDHLAVDDRHALEIVRRIAGTLPAPPAPPWERLPPRPPALDPETILDVVPVDARTPYDAREVIRRIVDAGELQEFKELYGTTVVTAFAHLDGHPVGIIANNGILFSDSSLKAAHFIELCDRRGIPLLFLQNISGFMVGKDYEAGGIAKDGAKLVTAVACARVPKITVVVGGSFGAGNYGMCGRAYSPRFLFMWPNARISVMGGEQAATVMREVGQEEVGAQLKDQYEHQGRPVYSTARIWDDGIIDPRDTRAVLAQALAACAGAPLGELGYGVFRM